A window from Vigna angularis cultivar LongXiaoDou No.4 chromosome 7, ASM1680809v1, whole genome shotgun sequence encodes these proteins:
- the LOC108338453 gene encoding mannosyl-oligosaccharide 1,2-alpha-mannosidase MNS1: protein MARGSRSVTSSKWRHCHPSYYLKRPKRLALLFIGFVCVSFVVWDRQTLVREHQVEVSELRKEVTDLANLLSELNNKQGTSGKIDLSTKVTRSSKEVLDDPIDIQRREKVKEAMLHAWGSYEKYAWGQDELQPQSKSGVNSFGGLGATLIDSLDTLYIMGLNEQFQKAREWVANTLDFNKDYEASVFETTIRVVGGLLSAYDLSGDKVFLDKAREIADRLLPAWNTPTGIPYNIINLSHGRAHNPSWTGGESILADSGTEQLEFIVLSQRTGDPKYQQKVENVIIQLNKTFPGDGLLPIYINPHSGAAGYSPITFGAMGDSFYEYLLKVWIQGNKTSVVKHYRDMWEKSMKGLLSLIRRSTPSSFAYICEKNGGSLTDKMDELACFAPGMIALGSFGYSAAEDSQKFLSLAEELAWTCYNFYQSTPTKLAGENYFFHSGQDMSVGTSWNILRPETVESLFYLWRLTGNKTYQEWGWNIFQAFEKNSRIESGYVGLKDVNSGVKDNMMQSFFLAETLKYFYLLFSPSSVIPLDEWVFNTEAHPLRIVTRNEGGLYKNLNEKQKPFSRIGGRKEGRSG, encoded by the exons ATGGCGAGGGGTAGTAGATCAGTGACGAGTAGCAAGTGGAGGCACTGCCACCCTTCCTATTACCTGAAGCGCCCGAAGCGTCTAGCTTTGCTCTTCATTGGTTTCGTTTGCGTTTCTTTTGTTGTGTGGGACCGTCAAACCCTGGTCAGAGAGCACCAG GTTGAAGTTTCTGAGCTGCGGAAAGAAGTGACTGATTTGGCAAATTTG CTGAGTGAGTTAAATAACAAACAAGGTACTTCTGGGAAGATTGACCTGAGTACTAAAGTTACCAGGTCCAGTAAAGAGGTGCTAGATGATCCCATTGATATCCAGAGGAGGGAAAAAGTAAAAGAAGCAATGCTTCATGCTTGGGGATCTTATGAAAAGTATGCATGGGGCCAGGATGAACTTCAG CCACAATCAAAGAGTGGTGTCAATAGCTTCGGAGGTCTTGGAGCAACATTAATAGATTCTCTTGATACGCTATATATTATGGGTCTCAATGAGCAGTTTCAGAAGGCACGAGA ATGGGTTGCAAACACTTTGGATTTTAACAAGGATTACGAAGCAAGTGTTTTTGAGACAACCATAAG AGTAGTAGGTGGTCTTCTTAGTGCATATGATCTTTCGGGGGACAAAGTTTTTCTTGACAAAGCTAGAGAAATTGCAGACAGATTGCTGCCTGCATGGAATACGCCTACAGGAATTCCTTACAACATCATTAATTTGTCACATGGACGAGCACACAACCCTAGTTGGACTGGG GGTGAGAGTATCTTGGCAGATTCTGGCACTGAACAACTGGAATTCATTGTTCTATCTCAAAGGACTGGAGACCCAAAGTATCAGCAGAAG GTGGAAAACGTAATTATCCAGCTAAATAAAACATTTCCTGGTGATGGATTACTTCCCATCTACATTAATCCTCATAGTGGGGCAGCAGGCTACTCTCCTATCACATTTGGGGCCATGGGTGATAg TTTTTATGAGTACTTGCTCAAAGTTTGGATACAAGGGAATAAGACATCGGTCGTAAAACATTATAG AGATATGTGGGAGAAATCAATGAAAGGTCTGTTAAGTTTGATTCGGAGATCAACACCATCTTCTTTTGCTTATATATGTGAAAAGAATGGGGGATCTCTCACAGACAAA ATGGATGAACTAGCATGCTTTGCTCCGGGGATGATTGCATTGGGATCATTTGGTTACAGTGCTGCTGAGGATTCACAGAAGTTTCTGTCACTAGCAGAAGAG CTTGCTTGGACATGTTATAACTTCTACCAATCAACTCCAACGAAATTGGCTGGAGAGAACTATTTCTTTCATTCTGGGCAG gACATGAGTGTGGGCACATCATGGAACATACTGAGGCCAGAGACAGTTGAGTCCCTCTTTTACCTTTGGCGTCTAACTGGCAACAAAACATACCAAGAATGGGGTTGGAATATATTTCAAGCTTTTGAGAAGAACTCCCGCATAGAGTCAGGCTATGTTGGACTGAAGGAT GTTAATAGTGGGGTCAAAGACAACATGATGCAAAGCTTCTTTCTTGCAGAGACCctgaaatatttttatcttctcttctctccttcttcagtCATCCCATTAGATGAATGGGTATTCAACACAGAAGCCCACCCTCTGAGGATTGTGACCAGAAATGAAGGGGGACTATATAAGAATTTAAATGAGAAGCAAAAACCTTTTTCTAGAATAGGTGGCAGAAAAGAAGGTCGATCAGGTTAG
- the LOC108338632 gene encoding metal tolerance protein C4 isoform X1 produces MRTSYNLLRSRFRRCHYHAAAYRSLSVVFVKPDHHPPPVVPSFPHPSKPKQFVLLAFNDHRFPCHRSFFTRAKPAQNIEFNDRHSQRAVKTALWCNFLVFSLKFGVWLASSSHVMLAEVVHSVADFANQALLAYGLSSSRRAPDAIHPYGYSKERFVWSLISAVGIFCLGSGATVVNGVQNLWIAQPPENMHYAALVICGSFVIEGASLVVAIQAVKKGAASEGMKLRDYIWRGHDPTSVAVMTEDGAAVAGLLIAGASLVAVNVTGNAIYDPIGSIVVGNLLGMVAIFLIQRNRHALIGRAMDDHDMEKVLHFLKNDPVVDSLYDCKSEVIGPGFFRFKAEIDFNGEMVVQNYLKRTGRGEWARQFREAAKKKDDTALMNIMSNYGEEVVTALGSEVDRLEKEIQNLVPGIRHVDIEAHNPPTEI; encoded by the exons ATGCGAACATCATACAATCTCCTTCGCTCCCGCTTCCGCCGCTGCCACTACCACGCCGCCGCCTACCGTTCCCTCTCCGTCGTATTCGTGAAACCGGACCACCATCCGCCGCCTGTCGTTCCCTCATTTCCGCATCCTTCGAAACCAAAACAGTTTGTTCTTCTCGCCTTCAATGATCATCGCTTCCCCTGTCATCGCA GTTTCTTCACCAGAGCCAAGCCTGCTCAGAACATCGAATTCAACGACCGGCACAG TCAGCGAGCTGTTAAAACTGCATTGTGGTGTaactttcttgttttttcacTCAAGTTTGGAGTATGGTTAGCTTCCTCTAGTCATGTTATGTTAGCTGAAGTCGTCCACTCAGTTGCCGATTTTGCAAACCAG GCGCTACTTGCTTACGGTCTAAGTAGCTCAAGACGTGCACCAGATGCTATTCATCC TTATGGCTATTCCAAGGAAAGATTTGTTTGGTCCTTGATATCTGCTGTCGGAATATTTTGTCTTGGTTCCGGGGCTACAGTTGTTAATGGAGTTCAGAACTTGTGGATTGCACAG CCCCCTGAGAATATGCATTATGCAGCTTTGGTTATATGTGGTTCATTTGTCATTGAAG GTGCTTCTCTTGTTGTTGCCATACAAGCTGTTAAGAAAGGTGCAGCCTCAGAGGGAATGAAATTAAGAGACTATATTTGGCGTGGCCATGATCCTACATCTGTAGCTGTGATGACAGAG GATGGTGCAGCGGTAGCTGGCCTTTTAATTGCTGGGGCATCATTGGTTGCAGTTAATGTTACTGGAAATGCCATTTATGATCCCATAGGTTCCATTGTAGTTGGCAACTTACTTGGAATG GTAGCCATATTTCTTATCCAGAGAAACCGACATGCTTTGATTGGTAGAGCTATGGATGACCATGATATGGAGAAAGTACTTCATTTCTTGAAAAATGACCCG GTTGTGGATTCCCTCTATGATTGCAAAAGTGAAGTTATTGGACCTGGTTTCTTCAGATTTAAAGCAGAAATAG ATTTTAATGGAGAGATGGTGGTGCAAAATTATCTTAAACGGACTGGACGTGGAGAGTGGGCAAGACAG TTTCGTGAAGCTGCAAAGAAGAAGGATGACACTGCCCTGATGAATATTATGTCAAATTATG GTGAGGAAGTAGTTACAGCTTTAGGAAGTGAAGTAGATAGGTTAGAGAAGGAGATCCAGAACCTTGTGCCTGGTATTCGGCATGTTGATATCGAGGCCCACAATCCTCCAACAGAGATTTAA
- the LOC108338632 gene encoding metal tolerance protein C4 isoform X2: protein MRTSYNLLRSRFRRCHYHAAAYRSLSVVFVKPDHHPPPVVPSFPHPSKPKQFVLLAFNDHRFPCHRSFFTRAKPAQNIEFNDRHSQRAVKTALWCNFLVFSLKFGVWLASSSHVMLAEVVHSVADFANQALLAYGLSSSRRAPDAIHPYGYSKERFVWSLISAVGIFCLGSGATVVNGVQNLWIAQPPENMHYAALVICGSFVIEGASLVVAIQAVKKGAASEGMKLRDYIWRGHDPTSVAVMTEDGAAVAGLLIAGASLVAVNVTGNAIYDPIGSIVVGNLLGMVAIFLIQRNRHALIGRAMDDHDMEKVLHFLKNDPVVDSLYDCKSEVIGPGFFRFKAEIDFNGEMVVQNYLKRTGRGEWARQLSESFNNSSIVRLPCRCVVYNL from the exons ATGCGAACATCATACAATCTCCTTCGCTCCCGCTTCCGCCGCTGCCACTACCACGCCGCCGCCTACCGTTCCCTCTCCGTCGTATTCGTGAAACCGGACCACCATCCGCCGCCTGTCGTTCCCTCATTTCCGCATCCTTCGAAACCAAAACAGTTTGTTCTTCTCGCCTTCAATGATCATCGCTTCCCCTGTCATCGCA GTTTCTTCACCAGAGCCAAGCCTGCTCAGAACATCGAATTCAACGACCGGCACAG TCAGCGAGCTGTTAAAACTGCATTGTGGTGTaactttcttgttttttcacTCAAGTTTGGAGTATGGTTAGCTTCCTCTAGTCATGTTATGTTAGCTGAAGTCGTCCACTCAGTTGCCGATTTTGCAAACCAG GCGCTACTTGCTTACGGTCTAAGTAGCTCAAGACGTGCACCAGATGCTATTCATCC TTATGGCTATTCCAAGGAAAGATTTGTTTGGTCCTTGATATCTGCTGTCGGAATATTTTGTCTTGGTTCCGGGGCTACAGTTGTTAATGGAGTTCAGAACTTGTGGATTGCACAG CCCCCTGAGAATATGCATTATGCAGCTTTGGTTATATGTGGTTCATTTGTCATTGAAG GTGCTTCTCTTGTTGTTGCCATACAAGCTGTTAAGAAAGGTGCAGCCTCAGAGGGAATGAAATTAAGAGACTATATTTGGCGTGGCCATGATCCTACATCTGTAGCTGTGATGACAGAG GATGGTGCAGCGGTAGCTGGCCTTTTAATTGCTGGGGCATCATTGGTTGCAGTTAATGTTACTGGAAATGCCATTTATGATCCCATAGGTTCCATTGTAGTTGGCAACTTACTTGGAATG GTAGCCATATTTCTTATCCAGAGAAACCGACATGCTTTGATTGGTAGAGCTATGGATGACCATGATATGGAGAAAGTACTTCATTTCTTGAAAAATGACCCG GTTGTGGATTCCCTCTATGATTGCAAAAGTGAAGTTATTGGACCTGGTTTCTTCAGATTTAAAGCAGAAATAG ATTTTAATGGAGAGATGGTGGTGCAAAATTATCTTAAACGGACTGGACGTGGAGAGTGGGCAAGACAG CTGTCTGAATCTTTCAACAACAGTTCTATCGTGCGGCTTCCCTGTCGTTGTGTGGTTTATAATCTTTAG
- the LOC108336285 gene encoding 60S ribosomal protein L7-2 codes for MGEEAKTIVPESVLKKRKREEEWALAKKQTLEAEKKKRAESRKLIYNRAQQYAKEYDQQEKDLIRLKREAKLKGGFYVDPEAKLLFIIRIRGINAMDPKSRKILQLLRLRQIFNGVFLKVNKATMNMLHRVEPYVTYGYPNLKSVKELIYKRGYGKLNKRRTALTDNAIIEQALGKYGIISAEDLIHEIITVGPHFKEANNFLWPFKLKAPLGGLKKKRNHYVEGGDAGNRENYINELIRRMN; via the exons ATGGGTGAAGAAGCCAAGACAATTGTTCCAGAGTCCGTTCTGAAGAAGCGTAAGAGGGAGGAGGAATGGGCTTTGGCAAAGAAGCAAACGCTCGAAgctgagaaaaaaaagagagccGAGAGCCGCAAGCTTATCTATAACAGAGCCCAACAGTACGCAAAGGAGTACGATCAGCAG GAGAAGGATTTGATTCGGTTGAAGCGTGAGGCAAAACTGAAAGGTGGATTTTATGTGGATCCAGAGGCTAAGCTCTTGTTTATCATTCGCATTCGTGG TATCAATGCGATGGACCCCAAGTCAAGGAAGATCCTGCAGCTGTTGCGATTGAGACAG ATCTTCAATGGTGTATTTCTCAAGGTTAACAAAGCCACCATGAACATGCTGCACAGAGTTGAACCTTATGTGACTTATGG ATACCCAAATCTTAAGAGTGTGAAGGAACTTATTTACAAGAGAGGGTATGGAAAGCTTAACAAGCGGAGGACTGCTCTAACTGACAACGCCATCATTGAGCAG GCACTGGGCAAATATGGAATCATTTCAGCTGAGGATCTAATCCACGAGATCATAACAGTTGGACCTCACTTTAAGGAGGCTAACAACTTCCTGTGGCCATTTAAACTGAAGGCTCCTTTGGGTGgtttgaagaagaagagaaaccaCTATGTTGAGGGAGGTGATGCTGGAAACCGGGAGAATTACATCAATGAGCTAATCAGGAGAATGAATTGA